From Apium graveolens cultivar Ventura chromosome 9, ASM990537v1, whole genome shotgun sequence, the proteins below share one genomic window:
- the LOC141685503 gene encoding uncharacterized protein LOC141685503, producing the protein MASGSGSGSKSTSVIAWIYIDGNIQHTQLDGCVYDKPISKHIKLHSSMNYRNLCDLVFLKLKIDKDNYYLKLYFRSQNPNDMKFGIMPLDDDDDVDVMFGVILSKGPPFFVEIYIEKIPNCLLVDSSSKVAEKSSSRCFEGYTGSSSKYLEGQISSSRGVDINDVVDSGIMIGKSTLNIVSFDESIMDIRDDVSTPMELREGMTFNSKEDLIHVVNQFHIASHQEFTVTRSSDLNWHVACKLREDGCEWSLKARLRKALGKFQIMKTSGPHTCMSTAITQDHHNLSCYDIVETIKEQIVADPRIKEKVLMATAKSMFSYLPGRKKIRNAKKLVMDEVHGSWEGSYEDLPYLMEALQSFNEVTFKRLFWAFKPCIDGFEHCIPIIHIDGTHLYGPYPGVLLSVVAVDGFSHILSLAFAIVESENVSSWGWFMDRLRRFVAGRRHGICIISDRHAGIMAAIRQMGWCEPYNHHRFCIRHLSTNFVNAHRRPGLKDRLVDLASQVQEKKFDYLWEQMLIVEPRAEE; encoded by the exons ATGGCTTCGGGCTCGGGTTCGGGATCAAAATCGACATCGGTAATTGCGTGGATCTATATCGACGGTAATATTCAACATACTCAATTAGATGGTTGCGTATATGATAAACCCATTTCCAAGCATATTAAACTTCATAGTAGCATGAATTACCGTAATTTATGTGATTTGGtatttttgaaattgaaaattgataaggataattattatttgaagttGTATTTTAGAAGTCAAAATCCTAATGATATGAAATTCGGTATTATGCCtcttgatgatgatgatgatgttgatgTAATGTTTGGAGTTATTCTTTCAAAGGGACCTCCTTTCTTTGTGGAAATTTATATTGAAAAAATACCCAATTGCCTATTAGTTGATAGTAGCTCTAAAGTTGCCGAAAAGAGTTCTAGTAGATGCTTTGAAGGGTATACAGGTAGTAGTAGTAAATATTTGGAGGGGCAAATTAGTAGTAGTCGAGGTGTGGATATTAATGATGTTGTTGATAGTGGAATAATGATTGGTAAATCCACACTTAATATTGTTTCTTTTGATGAGTCAATTATGGATATAAGAGATGATGTGTCAACACCTATGGAGTTGAGGGAGGGTATGACATTTAATTCAAAAGAGGATTTGATTCATGTTGTGAATCAATTTCATATTGCTAGTCATCAAGAGTTTACCGTTACTAGATCAAGTGATTTGAATTGGCATGTTGCATGTAAGTTGAGGGAAGATGGTTGTGAGTGGAGTTTAAAGGCTAGATTGAGAAAGGCACTTGGTAAATTTCAAATAATGAAAACTTCCGGGCCACACACATGTATGAGCACCGCAATTACTCAAGACCACCATAACTTGTCCTGTTATGATATTGTGGAAACTATTAAGGAACAAATTGTAGCCGATCCTAGAATTAAAGAAAAAGTGTTAATGGCTACAGCAAAAAGTATGTTTAGTTATCTTCCAGGTAGAAAGAAAATTAGAAATGCAAAGAAACTTGTGATGGATGAAGTGCATGGGTCTTGGGAAGGATCATATGAAGATCTTCCTTATTTGATGGAAGCATTGCAATCCTTTAAT GAAGTGACGTTCAAAAGATTGTTTTGGGCTTTTAAGCCCTGTATTGATGGATTTGAGCATTGCATCCCGATCATTCACATAGATGGCACCCACCTTTATGGTCCTTATCCCGGTGTACTATTGAGTGTTGTAGCAGTAGATGGTTTCAGTCACATTCTTTCATTGGCGTTTGCAATTGTGGAATCTGAGAATGTTTCTAGTTGGGGGTGGTTCATGGATCGGTTGAGGAGATTCGTTGCAGGTAGGAGACATGGCATTTGTATCATCTCTGACAGACATGCTGGGATTATGGCAGCTATACGGCAGATGGGATGGTGTGAGCCGTATAACCATCATAGGTTTTGCATTAGACACTTGTCTACAAATTTTGTTAATGCGCATAGAAGACCAGGATTGAAGGATAGATTAGTTGATTTGGCTTCTCAAGTGCAAGAGAAAAAGTTTGATTATCTGTGGGAGCAAATGCTAATTGTGGAGCCTCGGGCGGAAGAGTAG
- the LOC141685501 gene encoding uncharacterized protein LOC141685501: MKWSLAHDGGKRFGIMTTNHAESWNNTILEARSLPISSLVRFVFSKTVEYFDERRVEIATQSFKGQVFTKHAHKMLSRSNKCATGHNVTVFDRDSMLFQVVTRRVGQKGGNRHTVRLQEGMCSCGKWQNYRIPCSHLVACCAHLNMSHERFVGNFYKLENVSKVYNGVFEPIPIKGDSCWPSGVDIPKLVHDKEVEKKKGRRKFTRYKNAMDFQASRYKN; encoded by the coding sequence ATGAAATGGTCTTTGGCACATGATGGGGGGAAACGTTTTGGAATTATGACCACCAACCATGCCGAAAGTTGGAACAATACAATTCTTGAAGCTAGAAGCCTCCCGATTAGTTCATTGGTGAGGTTTGTGTTTTCAAAGaccgtggagtattttgatgaaAGGCGGGTTGAGATTGCAACCCAATCATTTAAAGGTCAAGTGTTCACAAAACATGCACACAAAATGTTGAGCCGATCGAATAAATGTGCTACCGGGCATAATGTCACGGTATTTGACCGAGATTCTATGTTATTTCAAGTGGTGACTAGGAGGGTTGGCCAAAAAGGAGGAAATAGGCATACCGTCCGGTTGCAAGAGGGTATGTGTTCTTGTGGAAAGTGGCAAAACTATCGCATTCCATGTTCTCATTTGGTTGCATGTTGTGCCCATTTAAATATGAGTCATGAAAGGTTTGTAGGCAATTTTTATAAGTTGGAGAATGTTTCAAAGGTTTATAACGGTGTATTTGAACCAATACCAATCAAAGGGGATTCTTGTTGGCCATCGGGAGTTGACATTCCAAAGTTGGTGCATGATAAAGAAGTTGAGAAGAAGAAAGGAAGAAGAAAGTTTACACGTTATAAGAATGCAATGGACTTTCAAGCATCGCGCTACAAGAATTAA